A genomic segment from Bacteroidota bacterium encodes:
- a CDS encoding aminotransferase class V-fold PLP-dependent enzyme, translating to MKVYLDNSATSWPKPPTLIEAISDYLTNYGASPGRSGHQMSLKAGREVFEARELISEFFNVPDSGQSIFTSNSTHGLNLALKGILKAGDHVVTTSLEHNSVMRPLRYLEKEIGIEITIIQCDAKGNINLEELENSIQKNTKLVATIHGSNVIGNVLPLAKIGKICKEKSVIFLVDAAQTAGYVPIDMQKDCIDILSFTGHKKLYGPSGIGGLCFKDKIEIAPLIHGGTGSNSNKDIQPDFYPDSLEAGTKNTVGIVGLKAGMQFVQKKGMQNIRKSVGGLCSYFIDQLKKNDRIIVYGPNSNEDRLPVVSINIKAMSSSDLAYILDKEFGIMIRVGLHCSPLAHKTNGTFPDGTARFSLGCFNTKQEIDYTIDAINQLISS from the coding sequence ATGAAAGTATATCTTGATAATTCAGCAACCTCATGGCCAAAACCACCTACACTGATTGAAGCAATTTCCGATTATTTAACAAATTATGGTGCAAGCCCGGGCAGGTCGGGTCATCAAATGTCTTTGAAAGCAGGTCGGGAAGTTTTCGAAGCTCGCGAATTGATTAGTGAGTTTTTTAATGTGCCAGATTCAGGGCAAAGTATTTTTACTTCAAATTCTACTCATGGATTAAATCTTGCTTTGAAAGGAATTTTAAAAGCAGGCGACCATGTAGTTACAACTTCTTTGGAGCATAACTCGGTGATGCGACCTTTGCGATATTTAGAAAAAGAAATTGGCATTGAAATAACTATTATTCAATGTGATGCCAAAGGAAATATCAATCTTGAAGAATTAGAAAATAGTATTCAGAAAAACACAAAATTAGTAGCAACAATTCACGGTTCTAATGTTATTGGAAATGTTTTACCGCTTGCCAAAATTGGGAAAATTTGTAAAGAAAAATCTGTAATTTTCCTTGTTGATGCTGCACAAACAGCCGGTTATGTGCCAATTGATATGCAAAAAGATTGTATTGATATTTTAAGTTTCACGGGTCATAAAAAACTTTATGGACCTTCCGGAATTGGCGGTTTGTGTTTCAAGGATAAAATTGAAATCGCACCATTAATTCATGGCGGAACCGGTAGCAATTCCAACAAAGATATTCAGCCAGATTTTTACCCCGACAGTTTGGAAGCAGGAACAAAAAATACGGTTGGGATAGTTGGATTGAAAGCAGGAATGCAGTTTGTTCAGAAAAAAGGAATGCAAAATATTCGCAAAAGTGTAGGTGGCTTATGTTCGTATTTTATTGACCAACTGAAAAAAAATGACAGAATAATTGTCTATGGACCCAATTCAAATGAGGACAGACTACCTGTTGTGTCTATAAATATTAAAGCTATGTCATCGAGCGATTTAGCTTACATTTTGGACAAAGAATTTGGAATAATGATTCGCGTTGGGCTACATTGCTCACCGCTTGCCCACAAAACAAATGGAACTTTCCCTGACGGAACCGCACGTTTTAGTTTGGGATGTTTTAATACCAAACAGGAAATTGATTACACTATTGATGCAATAAATCAGTTAATATCAAGCTAA